The following DNA comes from Pseudomonas triticicola.
CACGAGCAGCCGGAGAGCGCGCTGTTTCTCGGTTTGGGCGCGGGCACGCTGACCCAGGCATGCCTGAAGTTTCTGCCGCTGGAAGACGTCGAAGCCATCGAACTGCGCCCGGACGTGCCGCGCCTGGCCATTGAATACCTCGGCCTGGATGACGATCCGCGTTTGTACATCCGCGTCGGCGATGCGCTGGAATTGCTGCCGACTGCCGAGCCGGCGGATCTGATTTTCGTCGACCTCTATACCGATGTCGGTCCCGGTGTCGGGCATCTGGCCTGGAGTTTTCTCGGCGATTGTCAGAAGCGCCTGAATCCGGGCGGCTGGCTGGTGATCAACCAGTGGGCCACCGACGATGGCAAACCGCTGGGCGCGGCGTTGTTGCGCGGGCTCTATCACCGGCATTACTGGGAATTGCCGGTGAAGGAGGGCAACGTGATTCTGATTGTCCCGGCGGATCTCGATCAGGCGCTGGACATGCAGGCGCTGAACCAACGGGCCGAAGCGCTGGCGCCGCAGCTGGGTTATTCGTTGCAGTCGTTGATCAACGCGATTCGCCCGGCGACCTGAGCCGGCAGTACCGCCCCCTTCGCGAGCAGGCTCGCTCCCACATTTGAAATGCGTTCGACCTGTGGGAGCGAGCCTGCTCGCGAAGAGGCCCTGACAGGCAGCAGATTCTTCACACCCCTTTGAAGATCCCGGGCCGCCGCTCCACCAACGATCGCACTCCCTCCCGGGCATCTTCAGTGGCGAGCAACTTCTTCACCAGCGCCGGTAATGCCTGCGCCGCCGCTGTCTCCCCCTCATAACGCGCCTGTCTCGCTGACATCAAGGTCGCCTGCACGCCCAGCGGTGCCTGCCGGGCAATCCGTTCGGCTAGCTCAATCGCCCTTGGCAGCAAATCCTCACTGGCCATCACTTCCTGCACCAAGCCCAGATGCAAGGCATCGTGGGCATCAAATTCATCGCCGGTGAGCAACCAGCGCATCGCGTTGCCCCAGCCGGCGATCTGCTGGAAACGCAAAGTCGCGCCGCCAAACGGAAAGATCCCACGCTGTACTTCCATCTGCGCGAAGCGAGTGTTGCTCGCGCACAGGTTGATGTCCGCCGCCAGCATCAGCTCGATGCCGATGGTCAGGCAGTAACCCTGCGCGGCGACGATGACCGGTTTGCTCACCCGTGGGCCGACGAAAACGCCCCAGGGATCGCAGCCGCCGCTCGGAACCTGCCAACCTTCGGCCAGCGCCGCGCTGGCATTGACCAGATCGAGCCCGGCGGTGAAGTGTTCGCCATGGCCGAACACCACGGCGACCCGCGCTTCGCGGTCGGCTTCGAATTCGCCGTAGGCCAGGCTCAGATCGTTGAGCAGGTCGATATCGAAAGCGTTGCGCTTGGCCGCCCGATCGAGGCCGATCAAGTGCACATGACCACGACGTTCTCGGCTGACGCGGCCTGCGCAGGGCTGATTCATGGCTAAATCCTCAAGCGGGAAGGGCGGGTGCGCGGCGCTTTGCCGCAGGTCGGTGAACCGTTTAAGCGTCATCGCCCGCAGGGCCGGGCCTTTGCAAAATAGACCGTTGCGCGATTATCCGCAAAACCCCGTTACACGGCGGTGACACACGGATAAGGGCGACAAAAAAAGCTCCCTTTTCAGGCGAAATCCGGTATAGTGCGCGCCGGCCTTTAACCGGGCCGCGTTTAGGTAGCGCATTTCCCGAAGTCAGCTTCGGCTGCACGTCCGCATTGCGGGCTCTTCCTTGACGATTCATCTTCATTCATTCGTTTTCGCAAATCCCCGCCGACAAAGCTGCCAGGGCGACTCTTGAGTCTCAACACGGCATGCGCAGCTTTGGAGCATGGGTCTTTGCGGATGCACTTAGAGGCAGACCCATGACCCAGGAAACCGGCGGATTCGCCGCTTTTAATCTCAACCCGAATATTCTTGCAGCCGTCGCAGCGACTGGCTACGAAGAGCCTTCGGCGATTCAGCAGCAATCGATCCCGATCATCATGGCCGGCCAGGACATGATTGGCCAGGCGCAAACCGGTACCGGTAAAACCGCCGCGTTCGCACTGCCTATTCTGCACCGCATCGATCCTGCCAAGCGCGAACCGCAAGCCCTGATCCTGGCGCCAACCCGAGAGTTGGCGCTGCAAGTAGCAACCGCTTTTGAAACCTACGCCAAGCAAATGCCAGGCGTCACCGTCGTGGCTGTCTACGGCGGCGCGCCGATGGGCCCGCAACTCAAGGCAATCCGTAATGGCGCACAGATTGTTGTCGCTACTCCGGGGCGTCTGTGCGACCACCTGCGTCGCGACGAGAAAGTCCTGTCGACCGTGAACCATCTGGTTCTCGACGAAGCTGACGAAATGTTGAAGCTGGGCTTCATGGATGACCTGGAAGTCATCTTCAAGGCTCTGCCATCGACCCGCCAGACCGTGCTGTTCTCGGCGACCCTGCCGCAGTCGATCCGCGCCATTGCCGAACGCCACCTGCGCGATCCGCAACACGTCAAGATCCAGACCAAGACCCAGACCGTTACCGCGATCGAACAGGCTCACCTGTTGGTTCACGCTGACCAGAAAACCTCGGCCGTACTCAGCCTGCTGGAAGTCGAAGACTTCGACGCCCTGATCATGTTCGTGCGCACCAAGCAAGCGACCCTGGACCTGGCCAGCGCCCTCGACGCCAAAGGCTACAAAGCCGCCGCGTTGAACGGTGATATCGCCCAGAACCAGCGTGAGCGCGTGATCGACTCGCTCAAGGATGGCCGTCTGGACATCGTTGTTGCTACCGACGTTGCTGCTCGTGGTCTCGACGTTCCGCGCATCACTCACGTGTTCAACGTTGACATGCCGTACGACCCGGAATCCTACGTGCACCGTATCGGCCGTACCGGCCGTGCCGGTCGCGAGGGTCGTGCACTGCTGCTGGTGACTCCACGTGAGCGCCGCATGCTGCAAGTGATCGAGCGCGTAACCGGGCAGAAAGTTGCCGAAGTACGCCTGCCAGACGCTCAGGCCGTTCTCGATGCTCGCATCAAGAAACTGACCAACAGCCTGTCGCCGCTGGTTGCTGATGCCGAATCGACTCACGGTGAGCTGCTCGACCGCCTGACTGCCGACATCGGTTGCACCCCGCGTGCTCTGGCTGCTGCGCTGCTGCGCAAGGCCACCAATGGTCAAGCGCTGAACCTGGCCGCGATCGAGAAGGAACGTCCACTGGTGCCGAACAACGCACCGCGTGGCGACCGTCCTGAGCGTTCCGGTGATCGTCCTGATCGTGGTGACCGCGAGCGTCGCGCGCCAATGCCGCTGGGCGAAGGCCGCGCTCGTTGCCGTACCGCGCTGGGTGCGCGTGACGGTATCGCTGCGAAAAACCTGCTGGGCGCCATCCTCAACGAAGGCGGTCTGGCCCGTGAAGCGATCGGTCGCATCCAGGTGCGTGACAGCTTCAGCCTCGTCGAGCTGCCGGAAGAAGGTCTGGAAAAACTCCTGACCAAACTGAAGGACACTCGCGTGGCCGGTAAGCAGCTCAAGCTGCGTCGCTACCGCGAAGATTGATCCGCCCTTGGGCTGATTGATCGAACATAAAAAATCCCCGACTGGTTCGGGGATTTTTTTTGCCTGTTCATTGGCTGCTGTGGGAGCGAGCCTGCTCGCGAAGGCCTCAACCGAAGCGATAGATATCCATGCCCAGCGCGCCCATCGTGAAACCCTGATGCGCCACGCTGAAAACCCCGCCAGCACCGCGCGCAAAATACAACGGCAACAAATGCTCATCACTGGGGTGACTGCGCACCGCATTTGGCGCCTGCTGGCGATAATCATGCAGCGCCGTTTCATCGTTGGCGGCCAGCTTGTCGATCATCCAGTCACGGAAATCCCGCGCCCACGGTTCAATGCTTTCCGGGCCGGCATGCCAGTCCAGCTCGCGGAGATTGTGGGTGATGCTACCGGAGCCGATCAACAGAATGCCGTGTTCGCGCAGGCTCGCCAGCGCACGGCCAACTCGCGTCTGCAACGCCGGCCCGCCACGACTCGGCAGCGAGACTTGCACCACCGGAATGTCGGCCTGCGGATACATCAACGACAGCGGCACCCAGACACCATGATCAAACGGTCGTTGCGGATCGAGCCGCGCCGGCAGGTCATTGGCGTTCAGCAATTCAGCCACTTCGGCGGCCAGTTGCTGATTGCCCGGTGCCGGGTACTGCACTTCAAACAGCGCACGGGGGAAACCGCCGAAGTCGTGCCAGGTTTCCGGATGCGGGTGGCTGCTGACCAGCAGTTCCTGGCTTTCCCAGTGCGCCGAGACGATGACGATGGCTTTGGGGCGCGGCAGTTCGGCGCCCATTCGCGCCAGTGCCGGGCCGCTGGCACCGGGCTCCAGCGCGAGCATCGGTGAACCGTGGGAGATAAACAGGCTGGGCAACATGGACGGGCTCCTGAGCGCTAAGATGAGCCATCTTCAGTCAGATCATCGATCTGAATCCAATATAAGTTTCTGCGGTTTTTCATCGGTTTTTCGGGAGTGATCCATGCAGCCTGAGTTTTGGTACAAGAAATGGGATTCGAACCAGATCGGCTTTCATCAGTCCGAGGCCAACCCGTATATGCAGCGCTATTGGCCGGAGCTGGCGATTGCACCGTCAGCACGCGTGCTGGTGCCGCTGTGCGGCAAGAGTCTGGATCTGCTCTGGCTTGCCGGGCAGGGACATCAGGTGATTGGGGTTGAGCTAGCGGAAAAGGCTGTCGAGGAGTTTTTCAGCGATCATCAATTGCAGCCGCAGATCAGCGAGAAGGGCCCATTCAAGGTTTATCGCAGTGATGCCATCGAACTGTGGTGCGGGGATTTTTTCGCGCTGACGGCAGAGGATGTTGCCGGTTGCACCGCGCTGTATGACCGCGCCGCGCTGATTGCCTTGCCGGACGCGATGCGCCAGCGCTACGCGGCGCATCTGCAGCAGTTGCTGGCGCCAGAGATGAAGGGGCTGGTGATTACCCTGGATTACGATCAGACGCAGATTCCGGCGCCGCCGTTTGCGGTGAATGATGATGAGGTGCAGCGGTTGCTGGGCCAGGGTTGGCAACTGGAGAAACTGGAAGAGCGAGATATTCTGGCTGAGAGCCCCAAGTTTCTGCAGGGCGGGGTTGAGTGGTTGGTGGAGCGGGTTTATCGGGTTTCTTCCAGATAGTTTTCTGTTAGCAGCTCCGGCGTATTCGCGAGCAGGCTCGCTCCCACAAGGGAATGCATTTCAAAGGTGGGAGCGAGCCTGCTCGCGAAAGGGACTTTGCTGACAACCCATGACCTGAAGATACAAAAAAAGGCCCGCATCGCTGCGGGCCTTCTTTTTCACTTCGGTCAAATCAACCGCGACGACGCAATGCGTCAATACGCTCTTCCAGCGGTGGGTGGCTCATGAACATGCGGGCGAAGCCCTGTTTGATGCCACCGTTGATGCCGAAGGCGTTCAGGGTGTCGGGCATATGCACCGGCAGGCCCTGTTCGGCACGCAGACGTTGCAGAGCGCCAATCATCGCGCTGGTACCGGCCAGGCGGGCGCCGGCTTCGTCGGCACGGAATTCGCGCTTGCGCGAGAACCACATGACGATTGCGCTGGCGAGGATGCCCAGCACCAGTTCGGCGAAGATGGTCGCCACGTAGTAAGCGATGCCCTGGCCTTCTTCGTTCTTGAAGATGACCTTGTCGACGAAGTTGCCGATGATCCGCGCGAAGAACATCACAAAGGTGTTCACCACGCCCTGGATCAGCGCCAGCGTGACCATGTCGCCGTTGGCGACGTGACCGATTTCGTGGGCCAGTACGGCTTTCACTTCATCGGGCGAGAATCGCTCGAGCAGGCCCTGGCTGACCGCGACCAGCGCGTCGTTCTTGTTCCAGCCGGTAGCGAAAGCATTCGCTTCGTAGGCCGGGAAAATCCCGACTTCAGGCATCTTGATCCCGGCTTCGCGGGACAATTGCTCGACCGTTTGCAGCAGCCATTGCTCATGACGGGTGCGTGGCTGGCTGATGATTTGCGTGCCGGTGCTCATCTTCGCCATCCACTTGGAGATGAACAGCGAGAACAGCGAGCCGGCGAAACCAAAGACCGCACAGAAAACCAGCAGCTGACTGAGGTCGAGGTCGACCCCGTTGGCCGCCATGAACCCGTTGAAGCCGAACAGGCTCAGGGTGATGCTGGCTATCAGCACGACCGCCAGGTTAGTGGCCAAAAACAGCAGGATGCGCATCATGGTTGTAGAACTCTCCTCAAGCTAAAGATGTAGCGTACTGCGGGGTATATAAGGTGCGGCACCGGGCTATTCAACCGAGTGACTATTTCAAACTGTGTCCTACAGCGGTTTCCTGAGCAAAAAGAAAATTCCCACCCTCGATTCCGACACGGATGACACAGCCTTTCGCCCCGCCGCCATTAGGTCAGATACGTCTGTACGGCTCGCATCGCAAGTGTAGAAGGGCTGCAAAGGCGCGGAACAAAGATGTGTTGCTGAATCAGACAGTGCGCAACAGCCAATTCGTTGCGCACTGCTGGCCCATTACTGGCGGTAGGACTTGAGGAAGTTGCCGATGCGGCCGATGGCCATTTCCAGATCATCGACGCGGGGCAGGGTGACCACGCGGAAGTGGTCCGGCCACGGCCAGTTGAACGCTGTGCCCTGCACCACCAGCAGCTTCTCGGAAAGCAGCAGATCAAGCACGAATTTCTCGTCGTTATGGATCGGGCACACCTTCGGGTCAATTTTCGGGAACGCGTACAGCGCGCCCATCGGCTTCACGCAGCTGACGCCGGGAATATCGTTGAGCAACTCCCAGGTGCGATTGCGCTGCTCCAGCAGGCGACCCTGCGGCAGCACCAGATCGTTGATGCTCTGGTAGCCCCCCAGCGCGGTCTGGATCGCGTGCTGGCTCGGCACGTTGGCGCACAGGCGCATGTTGGCTAGCATGTCGATGCCTTCGATGTAACTCTGCGCGTTGTGTTTCGGCCCGGAAATGGCAATCCAGCCGGAGCGGAAACCGGCCACGCGGTAGGATTTCGACAGGCCGTTGAAGGTCAGGCAGAGCAGGTCCGGGGCCAGCGAAGCGGTGCAGATGTGCACGGCGTCGTCATAAAGAATCTTGTCGTAGATCTCGTCGGAGAACACCACCAGATTATGCGCCCGGGCGATTTCCAGCATGCCCAGCAACACTTCCTTCGAGTACACCGCACCGGTCGGGTTGTTCGGGTTGATGATCACCATGGCCTTGGTGTTCGGGGTGATCTTGGCCTTGATGTCGGCCAGATCCGGGAACCAGTCGGCGCCTTCGTCGCACAGATAATGCACAGCGTTACCGCCAGCGAGGCTGACGGCAGCGGTCCACAGCGGATAGTCCGGGGCTGGCACCAGCACTTCGTCGCCGTTGTTGAGCAGCGCCTGCAGCGACATCACGATAAGCTCGGACACACCGTTGCCCAGGTAGATGTCTTCGATGCCGACACCTTCAACCTGCTTCTGCTGGTAGTACTGCATCACCGCCTTGCGCGCGCTGAACAGGCCTTTGGAATCGCTGTAGCCCTGCGCGGTCGGCAGGTTGCGGATCACGTCCTGGAGGATTTCGTCCGGCGCTTCGAAACCAAACGGCGCCGGGTTGCCGATGTTCAGCTTGAGGATGCGCTGGCCTTCCTCTTCCAGTCGTTTGGCGTGCTTGAGCACCGGGCCGCGAATGTCGTAGCAGACGTTGGCGAGCTTGTTCGATTTGCTGAACTGCATGGCGATGTGATCCCGAAAATGAACGATCCAGGCGGCAAATGGACAACCGTACTGGGATTGCTGCGTCTTCGCACAGGCGGAGGTCTGGCGCTTTAGCGCTCAGAATCCGTTTGAATGCGCCCGGTCTGGCTGCCAGACTGGCGCGTGACGAGGCGCAATCATACGTGCCGCCCGATCCGTGGAAAAGGTACAGATCGGGCTTTTTCAGCCGCTGAGGTGTGATGATGGAAAAGTTGCAGAAAACCCTGGAAGAGTGGAAGGCCATGCTCGACCCCGAGCAATACAACGTCTGCCGTCTGAGTGCTACCGAGCGTCCGTTCTCGGGCAAATACAACGACACCAAAACCGACGGTGTCTACCACTGTGTCTGCTGCAACGAGCCTTTGTTCGATTCCAAGACCAAATTCGACTCCGGCTGCGGCTGGCCGAGCTTTTACGCGCCGATCGGCGAAAGCGCGATGACAGAAATCCGCGACACTAGCCACGGCATGATTCGCACTGAAGTGAAATGCGCGCGCTGCGATGCGCATCTGGGGCACGTATTCCCGGATGGCCCGCCACCGACCGGCCTGCGTTATTGCATCAACTCGGTGTGCCTGAATCTCGAGCCGCGCGAATAACCGAAACAGGCGACATTGCGTCGCCTTTTTATCGAGTAATTAGATTGCACACAATTCAATTGCTCGTTATGTTTGCGCCTTCCTCACCATTGCGGAGCCGACCCATGAGCGACAACCTGCTGAATATCCCGTGCACCACCATCAAGGGTGAGCATAAGACCTTGGCCGATTTCGCCGGCAAAGCGGTGCTGGTGGTCAATACCGCGAGCAAGTGTGGCTTCACTCCGCAATACAAGGGCCTCGAAGAACTCTGGCAGACCTACAAGGACCAGGGGCTGGTGGTGTTGGGTTTCCCGTGCAACCAGTTCGGCAAACAGGAGCCGGGCAATGAGGGCGCCATCAGCGAGTTCTGCGAACTGAATTTCGGCGTCAGCTTTCCGCTGTTCAAGAAGATCGACGTCAACGGCGCCGATGCTCACCCGCTGTTCGTGCAGTTGAAGAAGCGCGCCCCGGGCCTGCTCGGCTCGCAGGGCATCAAGTGGAATTTCACCAAGTTCCTGATCGGCAAGGATGGCCAGTTGGTCAAGCGTTTCGCCCCGACGACCAAGCCGCAGGACCTGAGCGGCGAGATCGAAGCTTTGTTGAAATGAGTCAGCCGGGTGATTCGCTGAAGCTCGACAGCCAGTTGTGCTTCAAGCTGTACGCGGCCTCGCGGGCGGTGATTCGCGCCTACAAGCCGATGCTCGATCAGTTGGGCCTGACCTACCCGCAGTACCTGGCGATGCTGGTGCTGTGGGAATGGCAGGACGCTGCGCCGGAGCAACCGACGGTCAAGGCCTTGGGCGAACGCTTGGCCCTGGATTCGGGGACGTTGACGCCTTTGCTCAAGCGTCTGGAGCAGATCGATCTGGTCCAGCGTCGGCGCTCGGCGCGGGATGAACGCGAAGTTCATTTGAGCCTGACGCCTGCAGGGCAAGCATTGCGCGAGCAGGTCGGGCCGCTGAAAGCGCGCCTGCTCTGCGACAGTGGCGTTGATCTGGACCGGCTCAATGGTTTGCGCGCCGGCCTCGATCACTTGCTCGGGCAGATCAAAGGGCTTTCGTAGTCGGCATCCACTGATCGAGCAACGCGGCGAGTTCTTCGCGGCGAAACGGTTTGGCCAGATAGTCGCTCATGCCCGCCGCGCGGCAGCGTTCGCGTTCCTCGGACATGGCATTGGCGGTCAGCGCGACAATCGGCAGATTCGGCCAGCGCCCGCTCTGGCGAATCTGCCGACTGGCTTCATAGCCATCCATCACCGGCATGTTGCAGTCCATCAGCACCAGATCGAAATCGGCAAACTCCAGCTGATCCAGCGCCTCGGCGCCATGCCCCGCCACCACCACATCGCAGCCAAGCTTGCCAAGCATGCCTTTTGCCACCAGTTGATTGACCGGGTTGTCCTCGACCAGCAGCACCTTGCCCCGACGCGCGGACGGCGAGGCGTCCGCTTGCGCTTCGGTGAGGGCGGCGACCTCCGGTTGCAGAATCCGTCGCAGATGCTGGTACAGCGCGTTGCGCGCCAGCGGCCGGGCCTGCTGCTGCAAGGGGGCGAGGGCGGCGGCTTCTTCGCTGGGCAGAAAACTGCCGTAAGCAGTCACCAGCAGAATCGGCGCGGTGATGCTCGGGCGCAGACCGAACAGGCATTCCGGACAATCGGTGATCAGCACATCCGGATTCAGGCCCAGCAGCGAATCATCAATGGTGCGCTGCGTGTATTCCAGGCCCCACACCGGCAACAGGCTTTTCAGCAATTCCGCCAGGCCACTGCTGGCTGCAGTAATGGCGAGGACCTTGCCACGTAACGGCTGCGGAGGGAGGGCGCGAGTGTGGCAGGGCAGTGGCAGTTCGGCGCAGAACTGGCTGCCGAAGCCGCTTTCGGAACTGATGGTCAGCCGACCCTGCATCGCTTCGCACAGGTTGTACGTTAGCGCGAGCCCCAGCCCGGTGCCGCCGTACTGACGGGTGATACCAGCGCCGGCCTGGGTGAACGGCTGGAAGATTTTCACCTGCGCTTCCTGGGCGATGCCGATGCCGGTGTCGCAGACTTCGATGCGCACGCCATTCCTGTGCGCCGACAGACGCACATCGACGCGACCGAAGCGGGTGAATTTCAGCGCGTTGGACAGCAGGTTGCTGACGATCTGCCGCACCCGGGTCGGGTCGCCCAGCACCAGCGCCGGGAAGTGCGGCTCGATCAGGCAGGTCAGCTCTACGCTCGGCGCGGCGTTCTGCGAGAGCAGGTTGGCAGTGTCTTCGATCAGCGAGCCGAGGTCGAACGGGATGTTTTCCAGCTCCAGTTGCCCGGCGTCGAATTTCGACAGGTCGAGAATATCGTTGAGCAGTTCCACCAGCACCTTGCCCGAGTCGTGGGCGATCGACAGTTGTTGCTGCTGCTCGGCGTTGAGCGGGCCGTCCAGCGACAGCGCGATCATCCCTAGCAGGCCGTTGAGTGGTGTACGGATTTCATGGCTCATGTTGGCCAGAAACGCCGAACGCGCTTCGGCCATGTCCAGCGCAGTGCGGCGGGCCACTTCGAGCTCTTCGTTGGATTGACTGAGGCGGGCGTTGATTGCCTTGAGTTCGGCGGTGCGCGCCGAGACGATGTCTTCCAGTTGCGCGAGGTATTCGGTGAGGCGGTTTTCCGCGGTGCGCCTTTGCTGGATTTCGGTGGCGATGTTTTCGAACTGCTGATTGGCGACTTTGACCAGCACGCCGATTTCATCGTTGCCGTGGCCGGCGGGGCACTCAAGCGTGGTCGGCTCGGCGCTGCGCGGGTCGCGGCCGCTGAGTTCACGGATGACCCGCACCAGTGGTTTGGTCAGCATCACGTAGAACAGCGCCAGGAGAATCCCGGTCAGCAGCAGACTGCGGGCGAAACCGTTGAGCAGGGTGACTTCCGCGCGGCGCAAGAAGCGGCTGCCAAAGGCGTAAGTGTCGACTTCCAGTTTGAGGACGCCGAGGGATTCGTTGGGCAAATGGTCGAGGTACAGGCGATCTTCGAAATGACGCTTGGCGCCGAACAGGAAGTCGCTGATCAGCCGATAGCTGCTCTGCAGTTCCGGGCGTTTGACGTTGGCCAGCACGGTGTCGTTGTTGTCGATCAGTTGCGCGGCGATGATCGCCGGCGAGCGCAGCAGGCCGAGGGTGAGCTCCTGCGCCAGTTCGGCATCGATGTTGTAGGCGATGCGCGAGGCCGGATTGTGGCTGATTTCCAGCAGTGCGAGGATTTCCCGGTTGATGGAAGCGTCTTCGCTGGCATAATCGATGCCGATCTGCAGCAGACTGAGCAGGGTGCCCAGAATGAACCCGACCAGCACGGTAAGCCTGGCTTGCTTGTAAGACAGCCGGTGGGTGAATTTGATATCCATGGGTTGTTGAACCACTTCCGTTTCCCTTCGCTGCTCAAGCATAGTCGATCATGCAGGGATACCGAGGTTCCCGAATCGCCTTGTAACAAGGCTTGCTGAGGCGATTTTATCTGTGTGTCGTCGCTGGATCGTCATCATCACTGTGAAAGTGCCCGAGGAGAAGACGTGGATTCCCGATTGAATGCTTTTCTTGAACGCGCCGAGTCGGTTCTGGCGCGAATCGAACCACTGTTGCCGGCACCGCGCCCCGTCATTGACTGGAACACATGCCTGGCAGCGCGCTGGCAGCGTGACGGTCGCAGCGGCTACCTGTTGCCGCTGGAAGTCAGCCTCGACATGCGTCTGTCCGACCTGATCGGCGTCGACCGTCAGCTGGAGCAGTTGGGGCGCAACACCCAACAATTTCTTGATGGCATGCCGGCCAACCACGCCTTGCTCTGGGGCTCGCGCGGTACCGGCAAGTCTTCGCTGGTGCGTGCGTTGCTGGCCGAGCATGCCGCTGCCGGCCTGCGACTGATCGAGATCGAACGCGATCACCTGGCTGACCTGCCACGGGTGGTCGAGCAAGTCGCCAAATTGCCGCAACGTTTCGTGCTGTTCTGCGATGACCTGTCGTTCGAATCCGGCGAAGGCGACTATCGCGTGCTGAAGAGCGTGCTCGACGGTTCGCTTGAGCAGGCCCCCGACAACGTCTTGCTGTACGCCACTTCCAACCGCCGCCACCTGGTGCCGGAAAAGGAAAGCGACAACGAAAACTGGAAGCGCGTCGACGGCGAACTGCACCCGAGCGAAGCGGTGGAAGACAAGATCGCCCTGTCTGACCGTTTCGGTCTGTGGCTGTCGTTCTACCCGTTTACCCAGGAACATTTTCTCAACGTCGTCGAGCACTGGATCGGCCAGTTGGCCGCCAAGGCCGGCCTGAGCTGGCAGCGCGACGAAGCACTGGACATCCTCGCCGTGCGCTGGGCCACCGGCCGCGGTAATCGCAACGGACGTTGCGCGTATCAATTCGCCCGCTACTGGGTGGGACTGAAATTGCTGGAGCACAAGGCATGATTGATTTGCAACAAAGCGGCCAGGGCCTCGAAGGCTACGGTATGTTGGCCGCGCAACTGGAATCGCTACTGGCGGACGAACGCGACTTCATCGCCAATGCCGCGCAGTTCTCGGCGTTCCTGTTCAACCAGCTCGATGATCTGAACTGGGCCGGTTTCTACCTCAATCGCAACGAAGAGCTGGTGCTCGGCCCGTTTCAGGGCCAGATCGCTTGCGTGCGCATCCCGTTCGGGCGCGGTGTGTGCGGCGCTGCTGCTGCCAGCCTGCAAACCCAGCGCGTCGAGGATGTGCATGCTTTCCCCGGTCACATCGCCTGCGACAGCGCGTCCAACAGCGAACTGGTTGTGCCGTTGGTCAAGGACGGACGCCTGATCGGTGTGCTCGACCTCGACAGCCCGAAGCTGGCGCGTTTCGGCGCCGAAGATCAGACCGGCATCGAGCAACTGGCGGCGATTTTCCTGCGCCTGACCGACTGCTGATCAACCGCTGAGGCCAGCCTTGTGCAACAGGCTGGCCGTATCCACGCTGTCGATTTGCGCGGGATCAAGAAACCGCGTCGCGTACTGCATGTACACACCCTCATTGATGAACAGGCCGAACAGCGGCGCATCGATGTGCGCTTCACGGCACATGGTCGCCATGATCCCCAGCGCCTCGCTCAACGACTTGGCTTTCTTGTAAGGGCGATCGGCGGCAGTCAGCGCTTCGAAAATATCGGCAATCGCCATCATCCTCGCCGGCAGGCTCATTTCCTCGCGCTTCAGCCGTTTCGGATACCCGGTGCCGTCCATTTTTTCATGATGGCCGCCGGCGATCTCGGCAATGCTGTCCAAGTGACCGGGGAAGGGCAGGTGGCTGAGCATCATGA
Coding sequences within:
- a CDS encoding GAF domain-containing protein, with protein sequence MIDLQQSGQGLEGYGMLAAQLESLLADERDFIANAAQFSAFLFNQLDDLNWAGFYLNRNEELVLGPFQGQIACVRIPFGRGVCGAAAASLQTQRVEDVHAFPGHIACDSASNSELVVPLVKDGRLIGVLDLDSPKLARFGAEDQTGIEQLAAIFLRLTDC